One Telluria mixta DNA window includes the following coding sequences:
- the metX gene encoding homoserine O-succinyltransferase MetX: protein MHFAEPLRLQSGAAINDYTLMYETYGTLNADKSNAVLICHALNASHHVAGHYADQPKSAGWWDNMVGPGKPVDTDRFFVIGVNNLGSCFGSTGPMHTNPATGKPYGAAFPVVTVEDWVAAQALLADRLGIRQFAAVMGGSLGGMQALAWSIMFPERLRHCIVIASTPKLSAQNIAFNDVARQAILTDPDYRGGDFYEHGVVPKNGLKVARMVGHITYLSNDDMAEKFGRKLRNAAEGNDYKFDFGIDFEIESYLRYQGDKFSEYFDANTYLLITKALDYFDPAREHGGNLAKALENTQAQYLVASFSTDWRFSPERSREIVEALLANRRKVTYAEIDAPHGHDAFLLEDVRYMNIVRAYFERIAGGQKEVA, encoded by the coding sequence ATGCACTTCGCCGAACCGTTGCGCCTGCAAAGCGGCGCGGCTATTAACGATTACACGTTGATGTATGAAACGTACGGCACGCTGAATGCCGACAAATCGAACGCGGTGCTGATCTGCCACGCGCTGAACGCGTCGCACCACGTCGCGGGCCACTACGCCGACCAGCCGAAGAGCGCCGGCTGGTGGGACAACATGGTGGGGCCGGGCAAACCGGTCGACACCGACCGCTTCTTCGTCATCGGCGTCAACAACCTCGGCTCCTGCTTCGGTTCCACGGGCCCGATGCACACGAATCCGGCCACGGGAAAACCGTACGGCGCCGCGTTCCCCGTCGTGACGGTGGAAGACTGGGTCGCCGCGCAGGCGCTGCTGGCCGACCGCCTCGGCATCCGGCAATTCGCGGCCGTGATGGGCGGTTCGCTGGGCGGCATGCAGGCCCTCGCGTGGAGCATCATGTTCCCCGAGCGCCTGCGCCACTGCATCGTGATCGCGTCCACGCCGAAACTCTCGGCGCAGAACATCGCGTTCAACGACGTGGCGCGCCAGGCCATCCTCACCGATCCGGACTACCGCGGCGGCGATTTCTACGAACACGGCGTCGTGCCGAAGAATGGCCTGAAGGTGGCGCGCATGGTCGGCCACATCACGTACCTGTCGAACGACGACATGGCGGAGAAATTCGGCCGCAAGCTGCGCAACGCGGCCGAGGGCAACGACTACAAATTCGACTTCGGCATCGACTTCGAGATCGAATCGTACCTGCGCTACCAGGGCGACAAGTTCTCGGAATACTTCGACGCCAACACCTACCTGCTGATCACCAAGGCGCTCGACTATTTCGACCCCGCGCGCGAACACGGCGGCAACCTCGCCAAGGCGCTGGAAAACACGCAGGCGCAATACCTGGTCGCGTCGTTCTCGACGGACTGGCGCTTCTCGCCGGAGCGCAGCCGCGAGATCGTGGAAGCGCTGCTGGCCAACCGCCGCAAGGTGACCTATGCCGAGATCGACGCGCCGCACGGCCACGACGCCTTCCTGCTCGAGGACGTGCGCTACATGAACATCGTACGCGCCTACTTCGAGCGCATCGCCGGCGGGCAGAAGGAGGTCGCATGA
- a CDS encoding HPr family phosphocarrier protein, translating to MIQQELEIINKLGLHARASAKFTQLAAKFQSDVWLTRNGRRINAKSIMGVMMLAAGKGAKVTLEADGPDEQDCISALTGLINDKFGEGE from the coding sequence ATGATTCAACAGGAACTCGAGATCATCAACAAGCTGGGCCTTCACGCCCGCGCATCCGCCAAATTCACCCAGCTGGCCGCCAAGTTCCAGAGCGACGTCTGGCTCACCCGCAACGGCCGCCGCATCAACGCCAAGTCGATCATGGGCGTCATGATGCTGGCCGCCGGCAAGGGCGCCAAGGTGACGCTGGAGGCGGACGGCCCCGACGAACAGGACTGCATCTCCGCGCTTACCGGCCTCATCAATGACAAGTTCGGCGAAGGCGAGTAA
- a CDS encoding ammonium transporter yields the protein MIHTITKLIAGVSVAVALAAAAPAMAQDAAKPAAEAAAPAAAPAASAPVAAAPAAPAAAAAAAPEAAAAPAAAAPAAAPTPQKGDTAWMMVATLLVIMMTIPGLALFYGGLVRSKNMLSVLLQVFMIFAVIIVLWCVYGYSLAFTEKTAFIGGFDRLFLNGIWDPVKGAFTTAATFSKGVVIPEFVYVAFQGTFAAITCGLIVGAFAERVRFSAVLLFVVLWFTFGYLPVAHMVWFWTGPDAITAATLDAETAKAGWLFQKGALDFAGGTVVHINAAIAGLVGAILIGKRVGYGRESMAPHSLTMTMIGASLLWVGWFGFNAGSALEAGDIAALAFINTLLATAAATVSWVFGEWITKGKPSMLGGASGAVAGLVAITPACGFVGPMGGLVIGLVAGIVCLWGVNGLKRMIGADDSLDVFGVHGVGGILGALLTGVFAAPQLGGQGIFDYVANKMSADPYSIGHQVLVQAEAVGTTIVWSAVVSFIAYKIVDVVVGLRVPEEEEREGLDITSHGEQAYHS from the coding sequence ATGATCCACACCATTACAAAACTGATCGCAGGCGTATCCGTCGCCGTGGCGCTGGCCGCAGCCGCCCCGGCCATGGCCCAGGATGCCGCCAAGCCCGCTGCGGAAGCTGCAGCACCGGCAGCCGCACCGGCCGCCAGCGCACCGGTCGCCGCTGCACCGGCCGCCCCGGCAGCCGCTGCCGCCGCCGCACCGGAAGCTGCCGCAGCACCGGCTGCCGCAGCGCCGGCTGCCGCACCGACTCCGCAGAAGGGCGATACCGCCTGGATGATGGTCGCCACGCTGCTGGTGATCATGATGACGATCCCGGGCCTGGCCCTGTTCTACGGCGGCCTGGTCCGTTCGAAGAACATGCTGTCCGTGCTGCTGCAGGTGTTCATGATCTTCGCGGTCATCATCGTCCTGTGGTGCGTGTACGGCTACTCGCTGGCGTTCACCGAGAAGACCGCGTTCATCGGCGGCTTCGACCGCCTGTTCCTGAACGGGATCTGGGATCCGGTCAAGGGGGCGTTCACGACCGCGGCCACGTTCAGCAAGGGCGTCGTCATCCCCGAGTTCGTCTACGTGGCGTTCCAGGGCACGTTCGCGGCCATCACCTGCGGCCTGATCGTCGGCGCGTTCGCCGAGCGCGTCCGCTTCTCCGCCGTGCTGCTGTTCGTCGTGCTGTGGTTCACGTTCGGCTACCTGCCGGTCGCCCACATGGTCTGGTTCTGGACCGGTCCGGATGCCATCACCGCCGCCACCCTCGACGCCGAGACCGCCAAGGCCGGCTGGCTGTTCCAGAAGGGCGCCCTCGACTTCGCGGGCGGCACCGTGGTGCACATCAATGCCGCTATCGCCGGCCTCGTCGGTGCGATCCTGATCGGCAAGCGCGTCGGCTACGGCCGTGAATCGATGGCGCCGCACTCGCTGACCATGACCATGATCGGCGCCTCGCTGCTGTGGGTGGGCTGGTTCGGTTTCAACGCCGGTTCGGCCCTGGAAGCAGGCGACATCGCCGCGCTGGCCTTCATCAACACCCTGCTGGCCACCGCCGCCGCCACCGTGTCGTGGGTCTTCGGCGAGTGGATCACCAAGGGCAAGCCGTCGATGCTGGGCGGTGCCTCGGGTGCCGTCGCCGGCCTCGTCGCCATCACCCCGGCCTGCGGCTTCGTCGGTCCGATGGGCGGCCTGGTCATCGGCCTCGTCGCCGGCATCGTCTGCCTGTGGGGCGTGAACGGCCTGAAGCGCATGATCGGCGCCGACGACTCGCTGGACGTGTTCGGCGTCCACGGCGTGGGCGGCATCCTGGGCGCGCTGCTGACCGGCGTGTTCGCGGCACCGCAACTGGGCGGCCAGGGCATCTTCGACTACGTCGCCAACAAGATGTCCGCCGACCCGTACTCGATCGGCCACCAGGTCCTCGTGCAGGCGGAAGCCGTCGGCACCACCATCGTGTGGTCGGCCGTCGTCTCGTTCATCGCCTACAAGATCGTCGACGTCGTCGTCGGCCTGCGCGTCCCGGAGGAAGAGGAACGCGAAGGCCTGGACATCACGAGCCACGGCGAGCAGGCTTACCACTCCTGA
- the gshA gene encoding glutamate--cysteine ligase, producing MVPHLATAVTGPLLDLEKKILEATPAIERWFRLEWQEHTPPFYCSVDLRNAGYKLAPVDTNLFPGGFNNLSTEMLPLTVQAAMAAIDKYCPDARNLLLIPESHTRNPYYLQNVQRLMQIFRQTGLHVRLGSLSPEVTEPTPLALPDGNMLVVEPLVRSPNGRRVGLADFDPCTILLNNDLSAGIPSILENVHEQSLLPPLHAGWAVRRKSNHFKAFDEVAKKFGKLIDIDPWLVNPLHSKCGEVNFQEDVGMECLADNVSALLSKIKKKYKEYGMKDQKPFVIVKPDAGTYGMGIMTVKDASEVKDLNRKQRNKMSVIKDGVTVTDVMIQEGVPTFESINDAVAEPVVYMIDRYVVGGFYRVHAERGVDQNLNAPGSQYVPLAFAQQHAVPDLKAKPGTAAPNRFYVYGVVARLALLAASLELERTDPDPEIY from the coding sequence ATGGTTCCCCACCTTGCCACCGCCGTGACCGGTCCCCTGCTGGACCTGGAAAAGAAGATCCTCGAAGCCACGCCCGCGATCGAACGCTGGTTCCGCCTCGAGTGGCAGGAGCATACGCCACCGTTCTACTGCTCGGTGGACCTGCGCAATGCCGGCTACAAGCTGGCGCCGGTGGACACGAACCTGTTCCCGGGCGGCTTCAACAACCTGTCGACGGAGATGCTGCCGCTGACGGTGCAGGCCGCCATGGCCGCGATCGACAAGTATTGCCCGGACGCCCGCAACCTGCTGCTGATCCCGGAAAGCCATACGCGCAATCCGTACTATCTGCAGAACGTGCAGCGCCTGATGCAGATCTTCCGCCAGACGGGCCTGCACGTGCGCCTGGGCTCGCTGTCGCCCGAGGTGACGGAGCCGACGCCGCTCGCGCTCCCGGACGGGAACATGCTGGTCGTGGAACCGCTCGTGCGCTCGCCCAACGGCCGCCGCGTGGGCCTGGCCGACTTCGATCCGTGCACGATCCTGCTGAATAACGACCTGTCCGCGGGCATTCCGAGCATCCTGGAAAACGTCCACGAGCAATCGCTGCTGCCGCCGCTGCACGCGGGCTGGGCCGTGCGCCGCAAGAGCAACCACTTCAAGGCCTTCGACGAGGTCGCGAAGAAGTTCGGCAAGCTGATCGACATCGACCCGTGGCTCGTGAACCCACTGCACAGCAAATGCGGCGAGGTCAATTTCCAGGAAGACGTCGGCATGGAGTGCCTGGCCGATAACGTCTCTGCACTGCTGTCGAAGATCAAGAAGAAGTACAAGGAATACGGGATGAAGGACCAGAAACCCTTCGTCATCGTGAAGCCGGATGCCGGCACGTACGGCATGGGCATCATGACCGTCAAGGATGCGAGCGAGGTCAAGGACCTGAACCGCAAGCAGCGCAACAAGATGTCGGTCATCAAGGATGGCGTTACCGTCACCGACGTGATGATCCAGGAAGGCGTGCCCACGTTCGAGTCGATCAACGACGCGGTGGCGGAGCCGGTCGTGTACATGATCGACCGCTACGTCGTCGGCGGCTTCTACCGCGTGCACGCGGAGCGCGGCGTCGACCAGAACCTGAACGCGCCGGGCTCGCAATACGTGCCGCTCGCGTTTGCGCAGCAGCACGCCGTGCCGGACCTGAAGGCCAAGCCGGGGACCGCCGCGCCGAACCGCTTCTATGTGTATGGCGTGGTGGCGCGTCTCGCGTTGCTGGCGGCGTCGCTGGAACTGGAGCGCACGGACCCGGATCCGGAGATCTACTGA
- a CDS encoding class I SAM-dependent methyltransferase: MSDQAEQERINQVYRQWTGGAALAKHAWHRPDIVRQGAARARVLADLLPLTVGRDLSAVRALDVGCGSGGFLRQLIDWGATPSHLAGTELQPDRLEQARSRTAPGVRWHLGQLDVFPDASMDLVSAHTVFSALLDEDLRRGLAAEMWRVLRPGGWTMIFDVRYGSARNAHVRKVTDVELLRFWPAASRHYRTLVLAPSLGRTLAALPWLIPEALATLLPPLRSHFIYMARKPETDRMG; encoded by the coding sequence ATGAGCGACCAAGCCGAGCAGGAACGCATCAACCAGGTCTATCGCCAATGGACTGGCGGCGCCGCGCTGGCGAAACACGCCTGGCACCGGCCCGACATCGTCCGCCAGGGGGCGGCGCGGGCACGCGTGCTGGCCGACCTGCTGCCGCTGACGGTGGGGCGCGACCTGTCCGCCGTGCGCGCACTGGACGTCGGCTGCGGCAGCGGCGGCTTCCTGCGCCAGCTGATCGACTGGGGCGCCACGCCGTCCCACCTCGCCGGCACGGAACTGCAGCCGGACCGGCTGGAACAGGCGCGAAGCCGCACGGCACCCGGCGTGCGCTGGCACCTGGGCCAGCTCGACGTCTTTCCCGACGCGAGCATGGACCTCGTGAGTGCGCATACCGTATTTTCCGCGCTCCTGGACGAAGACCTGCGGCGCGGCCTGGCCGCCGAGATGTGGCGCGTGCTGCGTCCGGGCGGCTGGACGATGATCTTCGACGTCCGCTATGGCAGCGCGCGCAATGCCCACGTGCGCAAGGTGACGGATGTCGAACTGCTGCGCTTCTGGCCCGCCGCCAGCCGCCACTACCGCACGCTGGTCCTCGCGCCGTCCCTGGGCCGCACGCTGGCCGCCCTGCCCTGGCTGATCCCGGAAGCGCTGGCGACACTGCTGCCGCCGCTGCGCTCCCACTTCATCTACATGGCGCGCAAACCGGAGACGGACCGGATGGGGTGA
- the ptsP gene encoding phosphoenolpyruvate--protein phosphotransferase, producing MASFTLHGIPVSRGISIGRAHLLTPAALDVKHYLVPEEQVEAEVKRLQDAIAEVHRNLQELWTELPKEAPTELGAFIDVHVLILSDPMISEAPLDIIRSRHYNAEWALVTQIDELSAQFDEIEDEYLRERKQDIQQVAERVLKVLMGTALPAPPPVGEDHFQPQMIVVAHDISPADMLAFRDRSFVGFVTDVGGQNSHTAIVARSLDIPAAVGMSQASRLIEQDDWVIVDGDAGVVICNPSALVMEQYRARQANLMKARKRLLKLKKTPAVTKDGTPITLLANIELPDDCGPALEAGAVGVGLFRSEFLFMGRGAQGLKVPGEDEQFEQYRKAVLAMKGRPVTIRTLDVGADKPLDQTEHTALNPALGLRAIRYCLAEPQMFLTQLRAILRASAFGKVRILIPMLAHAFEIDQTLSMIEQAKAQLREQNIKYDEAVEVGAMIEIPAAALALPMFVKRLNFLSIGTNDLIQYTLAIDRVDYEVAHLYNPLHPAVLNLIAMTIDAGHKAGIDVAVCGEMAGDVKLTRLLLGMGLREFSMHPAQLLAVKQEILSSDLARLVPRTKRILRAMEPAAIAEAVEQLQSV from the coding sequence ATGGCATCGTTCACACTGCACGGCATTCCGGTCTCGCGCGGGATCTCGATCGGACGTGCGCACCTGCTCACGCCGGCCGCGCTCGACGTCAAGCACTACCTCGTGCCGGAAGAGCAGGTCGAGGCGGAAGTGAAGCGCCTGCAGGACGCGATCGCCGAAGTGCACCGCAACCTGCAGGAGCTGTGGACCGAGCTGCCGAAGGAAGCCCCGACGGAACTGGGCGCGTTCATCGACGTGCACGTGCTGATCCTGTCCGACCCGATGATCTCGGAGGCGCCGCTCGACATCATCCGTTCGCGCCACTACAACGCGGAATGGGCGCTCGTCACGCAGATCGACGAGCTGTCCGCGCAGTTCGACGAGATCGAGGACGAGTACCTGCGCGAGCGCAAGCAGGACATCCAGCAGGTGGCCGAGCGCGTGCTGAAGGTGCTGATGGGCACCGCGCTGCCGGCCCCGCCGCCGGTCGGCGAGGACCACTTCCAGCCGCAGATGATCGTCGTCGCGCACGACATCTCGCCGGCCGACATGCTCGCGTTCCGCGACCGCTCGTTCGTCGGCTTCGTCACGGACGTGGGCGGCCAGAACTCGCACACGGCGATCGTCGCGCGCAGCCTGGACATCCCGGCCGCCGTCGGCATGAGCCAGGCGTCGCGCCTGATCGAACAGGACGACTGGGTGATCGTCGACGGCGATGCCGGCGTCGTCATCTGCAATCCGAGCGCGCTCGTGATGGAGCAGTACCGCGCGCGCCAGGCCAACCTGATGAAGGCGAGAAAACGCCTCCTCAAGCTCAAGAAGACGCCGGCCGTCACCAAGGACGGCACGCCGATCACGCTGCTCGCGAACATCGAGCTGCCGGACGATTGCGGCCCGGCGCTGGAAGCGGGCGCCGTCGGCGTGGGCCTGTTCCGTTCCGAATTCCTGTTCATGGGACGCGGCGCGCAAGGCCTCAAGGTTCCGGGCGAGGACGAGCAGTTCGAGCAGTACCGCAAGGCCGTGCTGGCGATGAAGGGCCGCCCGGTCACGATCCGCACGCTCGACGTGGGCGCCGACAAGCCGCTCGACCAGACCGAACACACGGCGCTGAACCCGGCCCTGGGCCTGCGCGCGATCCGCTACTGCCTCGCCGAGCCGCAGATGTTCCTCACGCAGCTGCGCGCGATCCTGCGCGCCTCGGCATTCGGCAAGGTGCGCATCCTGATCCCGATGCTGGCGCATGCGTTCGAGATCGACCAGACACTCAGCATGATCGAGCAGGCCAAGGCCCAGCTGCGCGAGCAGAACATCAAGTACGACGAGGCGGTGGAGGTCGGCGCGATGATCGAGATCCCGGCCGCCGCGCTGGCGCTGCCGATGTTCGTCAAGCGCCTGAACTTCCTGTCCATCGGCACCAACGACCTGATTCAGTACACGCTGGCGATCGACCGCGTCGACTACGAGGTGGCGCACCTGTACAATCCGCTGCACCCGGCGGTATTGAACCTGATCGCGATGACGATCGATGCCGGGCACAAGGCCGGTATCGACGTGGCCGTGTGCGGCGAGATGGCGGGCGACGTCAAGCTCACGCGCCTGCTGCTGGGCATGGGCCTGCGCGAGTTCTCGATGCATCCGGCCCAGCTGCTGGCCGTCAAGCAGGAAATCCTGTCCAGCGACCTGGCGCGGCTCGTGCCGCGCACGAAGCGCATCCTGCGCGCGATGGAACCGGCGGCCATCGCCGAAGCCGTGGAGCAGCTGCAGTCCGTCTAG
- the metW gene encoding methionine biosynthesis protein MetW, with protein MKYEDLTLRSDLAFIAHWVNDGAHVLDVGCGDGAMLRYLEQAKRCTGYGVEIADDKILESTQRGISVIQHDMEQGLDLFADDAFDMVLCLSSLQMMQHVEARLRDIVRVGKEAIVSFPNFAYWPHRAALLKGRMPVSRTLPYQWFDTPNLRYATIYDFKELAEKCGLEVLEYVALAEGKPVSFLPNLRGSLAVFRLRKRDLVSKA; from the coding sequence ATGAAATACGAAGACCTGACCCTGCGGTCCGACCTTGCGTTCATCGCGCACTGGGTCAACGACGGCGCGCACGTGCTGGACGTCGGCTGCGGCGACGGCGCCATGCTGCGCTACCTGGAGCAGGCCAAGCGCTGCACGGGCTATGGCGTCGAGATTGCCGACGACAAGATCCTGGAAAGCACGCAGCGCGGCATCAGCGTGATCCAGCACGACATGGAGCAGGGCCTCGACCTGTTCGCGGACGACGCGTTCGACATGGTCCTGTGCCTGTCGTCGCTGCAGATGATGCAGCACGTGGAGGCGCGCCTGCGCGACATCGTCCGCGTGGGCAAGGAGGCGATCGTGTCGTTCCCGAACTTCGCCTACTGGCCGCACCGCGCCGCGCTGCTGAAAGGCCGCATGCCGGTGTCGCGCACCCTGCCTTATCAGTGGTTCGACACGCCGAACCTGCGCTACGCGACGATCTACGATTTCAAGGAACTGGCCGAGAAATGCGGCCTCGAAGTGCTGGAATACGTCGCGCTGGCCGAGGGCAAGCCGGTGTCGTTCCTGCCGAATCTGCGCGGCAGCCTGGCGGTATTCCGCCTGCGCAAGCGCGATCTCGTGAGCAAGGCTTGA
- a CDS encoding PTS sugar transporter subunit IIA produces MVGILLMTHAPLGQAFIAAVAHVFRGPTERFEAIDVTADQDTSEIHALAKSAIQRLDEGDGVLVITDIKGGTPSNCCNSLAEAGRVEVIAGISLPMLLRAITYRRDTLDVVVEMALAGAQNGAVRVDNRIRVGT; encoded by the coding sequence ATGGTAGGCATCCTGCTGATGACCCACGCGCCACTGGGCCAGGCATTCATCGCCGCGGTGGCGCACGTGTTCCGCGGCCCCACCGAGCGCTTCGAAGCGATCGACGTGACGGCGGACCAGGACACGAGCGAGATCCACGCCCTGGCCAAGAGTGCGATCCAGCGCCTGGACGAAGGCGATGGCGTGCTGGTCATCACCGACATCAAGGGCGGCACGCCGTCCAACTGCTGCAATTCGCTGGCCGAGGCCGGGCGCGTGGAAGTCATCGCGGGCATCAGCCTGCCGATGCTGCTGCGCGCGATCACGTACCGGCGCGACACGCTGGACGTGGTGGTCGAGATGGCCCTGGCCGGCGCGCAAAACGGCGCCGTCCGGGTCGACAACCGCATCCGGGTCGGCACCTGA
- the gshB gene encoding glutathione synthase: MKIAFLADPLSGFKIYKDSTFAMMREAARRGHRIHAFEQRHLVLEEGVVTAEATEIQLTGDPDDWYREGDTDTVPLSAFDAVIQRKDPPFDMEYVYGTYLLELAERQGARVFNKPSAIRDHNEKLSIAQFSQFTSPTLVSSSGTRLRAFHAEHGDVIFKPLDGMGGAGIFRVKDDGLNLGSIIETLTENGARTIMAQKYIPAIVKGDKRVLVIDGKPVPFSLARIPQAGEVRGNLAAGGTGVAQPLTERDREIAESLGPILAARGLLLVGLDVIGDFLTEVNVTSPTCFQEITDQTGFDVAAMFIDAVEKRVTGN, from the coding sequence ATGAAAATCGCTTTTCTCGCCGATCCGCTGTCCGGCTTCAAAATCTACAAGGACTCGACGTTCGCGATGATGCGCGAAGCGGCGCGGCGCGGCCACCGGATCCATGCCTTCGAACAGCGCCACCTGGTGCTGGAAGAGGGCGTCGTGACGGCCGAGGCCACCGAGATCCAGCTGACCGGCGACCCGGACGACTGGTACCGCGAAGGCGACACCGATACCGTGCCCCTGTCGGCGTTCGACGCCGTCATCCAGCGCAAGGACCCGCCGTTCGACATGGAATACGTGTACGGCACCTATCTGCTGGAACTGGCCGAGCGCCAGGGCGCGCGCGTGTTCAACAAACCCTCGGCGATCCGCGACCATAACGAGAAGCTGTCCATCGCCCAGTTCAGCCAGTTCACCTCGCCCACGCTCGTGTCGTCGTCCGGCACCCGCCTGCGGGCCTTCCACGCCGAACACGGCGACGTGATCTTCAAGCCGCTGGACGGCATGGGCGGCGCCGGCATCTTCCGCGTCAAGGACGACGGCCTGAACCTCGGCTCCATCATCGAGACGCTGACGGAAAACGGCGCGCGCACGATCATGGCGCAGAAATACATTCCCGCCATCGTCAAGGGCGACAAGCGCGTGCTCGTCATCGACGGCAAGCCGGTCCCGTTTTCGCTGGCGCGCATTCCGCAGGCTGGAGAAGTGCGCGGCAACCTGGCGGCAGGCGGCACCGGCGTCGCGCAGCCACTGACCGAGCGCGACCGCGAGATCGCCGAAAGTCTCGGCCCGATTCTGGCGGCGCGTGGCCTGTTGCTGGTAGGATTGGACGTGATCGGCGATTTCCTGACCGAGGTGAATGTCACCAGCCCCACATGTTTCCAGGAGATCACCGACCAGACCGGTTTCGACGTCGCGGCGATGTTCATCGACGCCGTCGAGAAACGGGTAACAGGAAACTAA
- a CDS encoding RluA family pseudouridine synthase, with protein sequence MARFVRKGHQAAANAVVPLPVRDGVAPSYLWITETRTGGMLAFLEERFPAIAGPSWTERLARGDVVDAQGAPLSADSHVRQGMRIWYYRELEHETTIPFEEGIIFQDEHLLVVDKPHFLPMIPTGRFLRETLLVRLKQKFDLPHLTPIHRLDRETAGVVIFSHNLATRGTYQSMFQKRSIRKVYEALAPVLHGREFPFTYRSRMVDGDKFFVMREEEGEPNSETFVELLETRGDVARYRLHPHTGRKHQLRLHMASLGVPILNDAFYPVALPCKGDDFSAPLQLLARSIAFEDPLTGQARSFDSGRVLDWPA encoded by the coding sequence ATGGCACGTTTCGTCAGGAAGGGTCACCAGGCCGCGGCCAACGCCGTCGTGCCGCTGCCGGTTCGGGACGGCGTGGCGCCCAGCTATTTGTGGATCACGGAAACCCGGACCGGCGGCATGCTGGCCTTCCTCGAGGAACGCTTTCCCGCCATCGCCGGCCCGTCCTGGACCGAACGCCTCGCACGCGGCGACGTCGTCGACGCGCAGGGCGCGCCGCTATCGGCCGACAGCCACGTGCGCCAGGGCATGCGCATCTGGTACTACCGCGAGCTCGAACACGAAACGACTATTCCCTTCGAGGAGGGCATCATCTTCCAGGACGAGCACCTGCTCGTCGTCGACAAGCCGCACTTCCTGCCGATGATCCCGACGGGGCGCTTCCTGCGCGAGACGCTGCTCGTGCGGCTGAAACAGAAATTCGACCTGCCGCACCTGACGCCCATCCACCGCCTCGACCGCGAGACGGCGGGCGTCGTCATCTTCTCGCACAACCTGGCCACGCGCGGGACGTACCAGTCGATGTTCCAGAAGCGCAGCATCCGCAAGGTGTACGAGGCGCTGGCGCCCGTGCTGCACGGGCGGGAATTCCCGTTCACCTACCGCAGCCGCATGGTCGACGGCGACAAATTCTTCGTGATGCGCGAAGAAGAGGGCGAGCCGAATTCCGAGACGTTCGTCGAGCTGCTGGAGACGCGCGGCGACGTGGCGCGCTACCGCCTGCATCCGCACACGGGCCGCAAACACCAGCTGCGCCTGCACATGGCGTCGCTGGGCGTGCCGATCCTGAACGACGCCTTCTATCCCGTCGCGCTGCCGTGCAAGGGCGACGATTTCTCCGCGCCGCTGCAACTGCTGGCGCGGTCCATCGCGTTCGAGGACCCGCTCACGGGCCAGGCACGCAGCTTCGACAGCGGCCGCGTGCTGGACTGGCCGGCTTGA
- a CDS encoding M48 family metallopeptidase — translation MNRLIKHGAAVLLALSAATHGAYVAAAQDDRPNQDQVVQDGIAVKPLNRNRIGSVWRDIAAPEEAINQQSAQQYVALMSKAKQEGALVPESDPRVQRLRAIAKRIIPNTARWNSAAQQWKWQVNLLQSGDVNAFCMPGGRIAFYTGIIDKLRLTDDEIAAVMGHEIAHALREHGRDRQSKATATGLASQLGGAALSAWLGVDVRGATNAAGQLLVLKFSRDEEREADLVGLDIAARSGYDPRAGIALWNKMAALNESGAPIELLSTHPGGSERIEQIDSHMNVLLPLYARSKGVSVNRLPPYRSNVAQR, via the coding sequence ATGAATCGACTCATCAAGCATGGCGCGGCCGTGCTGCTTGCCCTGAGTGCCGCCACGCACGGCGCGTACGTCGCGGCGGCCCAGGACGACCGCCCGAACCAGGACCAGGTCGTGCAGGACGGCATCGCCGTCAAGCCGCTCAATCGCAACCGGATCGGCAGCGTGTGGCGCGACATCGCCGCGCCCGAGGAAGCCATCAACCAGCAGTCGGCCCAGCAATACGTGGCGCTGATGAGCAAGGCGAAGCAGGAAGGCGCGCTGGTGCCGGAATCCGATCCGCGCGTGCAGCGCCTGCGCGCCATCGCGAAACGCATCATTCCGAACACGGCGCGCTGGAATTCGGCTGCGCAACAGTGGAAATGGCAGGTCAACCTGCTGCAGTCCGGCGACGTGAACGCGTTCTGCATGCCGGGCGGGCGCATTGCGTTCTATACGGGCATCATCGACAAGCTGCGCCTCACGGACGACGAGATCGCGGCCGTGATGGGCCACGAGATCGCGCACGCGCTGCGTGAGCACGGGCGCGACCGCCAGAGCAAGGCGACGGCGACGGGCCTCGCGAGCCAGCTGGGCGGCGCCGCGCTGTCGGCGTGGCTCGGCGTGGACGTGCGCGGCGCGACCAACGCGGCCGGCCAGCTCCTCGTGCTGAAATTCTCGCGCGACGAGGAACGCGAGGCCGACCTCGTGGGCCTGGATATCGCCGCGCGCTCCGGCTACGACCCGCGCGCCGGCATCGCGCTGTGGAACAAGATGGCGGCGCTGAACGAGAGCGGCGCGCCGATCGAGCTGCTGTCCACGCACCCGGGCGGCAGCGAGCGCATCGAGCAGATCGACAGCCACATGAACGTGCTGCTGCCGCTGTACGCGCGCAGCAAGGGCGTGTCGGTCAACCGGTTGCCGCCTTACCGCTCCAACGTCGCACAACGGTAA